Genomic window (Bacillus vallismortis):
TCTTTGCTATCTAAGTCCAGATGGTTTGTCGGTTCATCAAGGATGAGAAAATTCGCTTTTTGAAGCATCAGCTTAGCAAGGGCCACTCTTGCTTTTTCACCCCCGCTCAGTGAATGCACGGGTTTCAATACATCATCTCCGGAAAACAAGAAGTTCCCGAGACAAGTTCTGATTTCTTTTTCCGGAAGCCCGGGGTACTCATCCCACAGCTCATCAAGGACACGTTTGGAGGAAGTCAGCTCAGCCTGCTCCTGATCATAGTAGCCGACACTGACATTCGAGCCGTATGAGATCGTTCCTTGATCTGGCTTCAGGGTGTCCATTAATGTTTTCAGCAATGTCGATTTACCGATCCCGTTTGGGCCGACAAGCGCGGCGCTTTCTCCTCTTGTGAGCATGAAAGACACTTCTTTTAAAAGCGGCGGCTGGTTTTCATAGCTGATTGTGAGATCTTGAACACGCAGGACTTCGTTTCCGCTCTGTTTTGTAATATCAAAATGAAAGTTTGCGGATTTTTCATCGCCGAGCGGTTTTGCCTTGACTTCCATTCGGTCAAGCTGCTTTCGGCGGCTTTGCGCTCTTTTTGTGGTAGAGGCTCTTGCCAGATTTCGGTCTACGAAGTCCTGGAGCTTTGCGATTTCATCCTGCTGCTTTTCATACACTTTAAGATCTTTTTCATATTGCACGGCTTTTTGGTCGAGATAAGCGCTGTAGTTGCCGTGATACTTTTTACTTTCCGCTCTAGATACCTCGTATACTTGGTTTACCACTTTGTCCAAAAAGTAGCGGTCATGAGAAACGATGAGAATGGCGCCTGAATAGCCCTGCAAATAATGTTCAAGCCAGGTTAGTGTATCAATATCGAGATGGTTTGTCGGCTCATCAAGAATGAGCAAATCAGGCTGTGTTAACAGAAGCTTGCCTAGGGCCAGTCTTGTTTTCTGGCCTCCGCTGAGGCTTTGCACCTGTGTAGAATCGTCAAAATGGCTGAAGCCGAGGCCATGCAGCACAGATCTGACATCCGCTTCATATTGATAGCCGCCTTTATCTTTGAAATCCTGCTGAAGCCGGTCATAGGTTTTCATGATGCTTTCCAATTCATCGGGATCAGCTGCCGCCATTTTTTCTTCCATAGCCCGCATTTCCTTTTCCATTGCTTTTAAGTGGTCAAAAACAGTCAGCAGCTCTTCTTTTATGGTAAGCTTAGAATCCAAGCCCGTATGCTGGGCGAGATATCCCATTGTAATATCTTTCGGTTTAATGACTTCGCCCTTTTCGTATGATAGCTGGCCTGCGATAATTTTAAGCAACGTAGATTTTCCCGCACCATTTCTACCTACAATGGCGATGCGATCACGATTTCTGACTTCCAGCTTTATATTGTTTAAAATAGTATCAGCACCAAATGATTTGGACAGCTGATTAACTTGTAAGATCATCATATTATTTCACCTCTGCTATAATAAGTTAAGTGTAGCTTATGAATCAGAAGTCAGCAAACAATACATTGGCCGAATAAGACATAGAGAAGAAAATAGTGTATGATCTTTTTAAGGAGAGTTTTAATATGAATGGATTTTCTCATTTTAATGAACAGGGAAGAGCCCAGATGGTGGATATAAGCGAAAAATCTTCGACTGTCCGTACTGCGGCGGCTGTTTCAAGCGTACACATGAAGAATGAAGTGTACGAGAAAATACAAAGTCACGATATCGGCAAAGGAGATGTACTGGCTGTTGCACAAGTGGCAGGCATTATGGCGGCAAAGCAAACGTCCAATATCATTCCGATGTGCCATCCGCTTTCACTGAGCGGAGTAGATATATCGTTCGACTGGAAAATAAAAGAAAAAGAAGTTATACTTCATATAAAAGCACAGGTCAAAACGAAAGGGAGTACAGGTGTGGAAATGGAAGCGCTCACTTCTGCATCGGTGTGCGCTCTTACCGTTTACGATATGTGCAAGGCCCTTGATAAGGGGATGGTCATCGGCCCTACTTTCTTGCTGGAAAAGACAGGCGGGAAAAACGGTGACTTTAAAAGAGAACTATCCGAGTATAATTTGGAGGACCAAAAATGAATAAGGATCAATCAAAAATTCCGCAGGCGACGGCAAAAAGGCTGCCGCTTTACTATCGCTTTTTAAAGAATCTGCATGCGTCAGGAAAACAGCGTGTATCTTCCGCTGAACTCAGTGATGCCGTAAAGGTTGATTCTGCCACGATTCGCAGGGATTTTTCCTATTTTGGAGCTCTTGGCAAAAAAGGATATGGATATAACGTGGATTATTTGCTGTCTTTTTTCCGCAAAACGCTTGATCAGGATGAGATGACAGACGTCATCTTGATTGGTGTCGGGAACTTGGGCACGGCATTTCTTCACTATAATTTCACAAAAAATAATAACACAAAAATTTCTATGGCTTTTGATATAAATGAGAGTAAAATAGGAACTGAGGTAGGCGGCGTGCCCGTCT
Coding sequences:
- a CDS encoding ABC-F family ATP-binding cassette domain-containing protein, whose translation is MMILQVNQLSKSFGADTILNNIKLEVRNRDRIAIVGRNGAGKSTLLKIIAGQLSYEKGEVIKPKDITMGYLAQHTGLDSKLTIKEELLTVFDHLKAMEKEMRAMEEKMAAADPDELESIMKTYDRLQQDFKDKGGYQYEADVRSVLHGLGFSHFDDSTQVQSLSGGQKTRLALGKLLLTQPDLLILDEPTNHLDIDTLTWLEHYLQGYSGAILIVSHDRYFLDKVVNQVYEVSRAESKKYHGNYSAYLDQKAVQYEKDLKVYEKQQDEIAKLQDFVDRNLARASTTKRAQSRRKQLDRMEVKAKPLGDEKSANFHFDITKQSGNEVLRVQDLTISYENQPPLLKEVSFMLTRGESAALVGPNGIGKSTLLKTLMDTLKPDQGTISYGSNVSVGYYDQEQAELTSSKRVLDELWDEYPGLPEKEIRTCLGNFLFSGDDVLKPVHSLSGGEKARVALAKLMLQKANFLILDEPTNHLDLDSKEVLENALIDYPGTLLFVSHDRYFINRIATRVLELSSNHIEEYLGDYDYYTEKKTEQLELEKMNQQEETEKTPATVKSDSKRSYEEEKEWKKKERQRLRRIEEIETTVQTIEENISRNDELLCDPEVFKDHEKVQDIHAENEKLNQELEILLSEWEELSTEEA
- the moaC gene encoding cyclic pyranopterin monophosphate synthase MoaC translates to MNGFSHFNEQGRAQMVDISEKSSTVRTAAAVSSVHMKNEVYEKIQSHDIGKGDVLAVAQVAGIMAAKQTSNIIPMCHPLSLSGVDISFDWKIKEKEVILHIKAQVKTKGSTGVEMEALTSASVCALTVYDMCKALDKGMVIGPTFLLEKTGGKNGDFKRELSEYNLEDQK
- a CDS encoding redox-sensing transcriptional repressor Rex encodes the protein MNKDQSKIPQATAKRLPLYYRFLKNLHASGKQRVSSAELSDAVKVDSATIRRDFSYFGALGKKGYGYNVDYLLSFFRKTLDQDEMTDVILIGVGNLGTAFLHYNFTKNNNTKISMAFDINESKIGTEVGGVPVYNLNDLEQYVKNESVAILTVPAVAAQPITDRLVALGIKGILNFTPARLNVPEHIRIHHIDLAVELQSLVYFLKHYSVLEEIE